The following nucleotide sequence is from Hippopotamus amphibius kiboko isolate mHipAmp2 chromosome 11, mHipAmp2.hap2, whole genome shotgun sequence.
ttggggacttcccaggtggcgcagtggttaagaatctgcctgccaatgcaggggatacaggtttgatctctggtctgggaagatcccacatgctgtggagcaactaagcccgtctgccacaactactgagcccatgcgccacacctactgaagcccctgcaccctagagcctgtgtgccgcgactcgtgaagcccacgcactctagggcctgtgtgctgcaactactgagcctgcgtgcctaaaacccatgctccacaacaagagacgccactgcactgagaagcctgcgtgctgcaaggaagagtagcccccactctgcaactagagaaagcctgtgcacagcaacgaacacccaatgcagccaaaaaaaaaattgcctttgtTGGGTACCAttcattatcccatttaatcatTTAATCTGCTGGACAGTCCTGTGAGGCAGGCACTATCATTACTTTTGTTTCACAGATAGAAATCTGATGTACAGGTAAGTGGAAATAACTTGCTCCAAAGTCTCACAGCTCGCAAGCACCAGAGGTGGACTTAGGATCTGAGCTCCATCTAGCTCCAGAGTCAGGCTTGGGGCAGCCCTGCAGGCTGACAAGTTGACCTTAAGAGCAGCTCACACATGTGTGTGCTGATAAGATCAAATCCATTTCAAAACCAGTCTAAAGTGTGGGCTGTTTATTTCAGTTGGCACATGACATTGTTACCACACTGCATTACTTAAATAATAAAGCCTGTGATACATGTTtatcataattataataatttacttCTGTGACTTTCTCCGGGGTAGGCTGTGAGCCCCTGGAGGACAGTGATCTGTATACTAAGCACTTGGTACTGTGCACAGCACATGGCAGGCTCTCAGTCAATGCTCGCATTGAGTTGAATTCAAtcttttctccttgagtttataaCAATACGTTCAGGCAGGCAGGCATTTAGTTAAAATTTTCTGAGCACTAGGTCTCTGCAGGTGCTGGTCTGGGCACATAGGGGTACTAGATGAATAGGACTCATGGTCTAAGAGACAGCATGTGGATGAGCAAGGGACCGTGGGAGTGTAGAAGGAtcagttaattctttttttaaaaaatattttctgtttttctttcttttggctgtgctgggtcttcattacagcatgtgggcttcttagttgcagcatgcagactcttagttgcggcatgcatgtgggatctaattcctcaatgagggattgaacctgggccccctgcattgggagtgcagagtcttactcattggaccaccagagaagtcctggatCAGTTAATTCTGATGGCAATGAAGGGAGGGGTAGGCCCACTGAGAAGCCTTTGAAGGATGAATTGGGCTCCAATaaatgagggagagggaagggtatTTCCTGTTAAGATGCAATGTTGAAAATCATGGGTGAAAGATGCCAAATGGGTTATACATGAGCTCAGGAGTGTCTGGAGCCTGTCTCTACACCTAGAGGTTGACATCTGGCCTTGTCACACCCTGCCGACATGACCTCTTGGCCTCTGGGGTCCTCGCTGCTGGAGGGAAAGCTCGCGGATGGGTCTGGATAGGAAGTGTCTTCCCCTGTCTGTGGGCTTACTTGgttttccttcttctgcctccctgCCTTCTGCATGCACATCAGTGGCAAGGCACAGGCTCAGAATGGCTGCCCACAGGGGCAGGGGCCTCTGTGCCCCGTCGAGGGGAGGCAGCCTGGGTTAGGAGTCAGTGGGCTCAGGTTTCCAGCCCCAGCCCTGTTACTCCTTTTCACAGGTTCCGTTCACCTCTCTGTATATAAGAGGGTTGTGCTCCACGATGTTTGAGGTCCCTCTTGACAACCCCTGATTCCTAGACTTGTCCTGTCCATACTACAGAGTTGTGCTGAGGAGATGAAAGAAcgcaagggaagaaaaatgatgaCACTGAGACAACTTCCCACTccccaaacacatacacattactGCCCCTAATTCTGAGAAAATTTGGTCCTTAGCAAGCCTGGGAGGACACCCAAGGttggttttaattaattaattaattaattaattaattggctatgttgggtcttcattgctgtgcgtgggctttctgtagttgcggtgagaggggactattctttgttgtggtgcacgggcttctcagtgcagtggcgtctcttgtggagcaggggcggtaggcacgcgggcttcagtagttgtggctcacgggctctagaaagcaggctcagtagttgtgccgcacgggcttagttgctctgaggcatatgggatcttcccagggttcaaacttgtgtcccctgcattggcaggtggattcttaaccactgcgccaccagggaagtgcaggATTACAGTTTTATTAGAGAAGAGGTAAATCAGCAGGACCAGCCAAATGAAGAGGTGCACAGGGCAAGGTCTGAGAAGGTCCTGCTTGCAGGGCTTGTGTCATCTCCCTGTGGAACCAGGGCACATGACCCTCCCAACACATTGCTGAGTTCACCAATCAGGAAGCTCCACTGAGCTTTATGTCCAGAGCTGTTATAGGGATTTCATGACGTTGGCATGGCTGCTTAAATCATTGGCTGGAGGCTGAACGCATCTCCAGGCCCCTTTCCTGGGCCCCCCATGGCTCAAAgccccaaccctctaatcacaggaCTGGACAGCCACAGTCCTGAAACCATTAAGGGGCCACTAGGAGTCAACTTCCTTGGCATAAACTATCAGGGCCCACTGTGAATGCCACTTCTAATACTTGGGAAACTCCAAGGCTTTACTCTCCCTGCCAAGAACCAAGGACAAAGGCCAGTCAAattctttgttatacaacactTAGTTTGGTCAGTTTCCTCCACACTGCCTTCTCAAGCTCACCCCTTCCAAATTTTTATcttgacaaattttttaaatttattttttatttttttattttatattggagtatagttgatttacaatattgtttcaggtgtacagctaagtgattcacttatacatatacatataacattctttttcaaattcttttcccatatcagTCATtagagaatattgagcagagttccctgtgctatacagtagttccttgttgaatatctattttatatgtagtagtgtacacatgttaatcccaaactcctcatttattcctccccctcccccccacaccatttggtaaccatacatttgtttttgaagtattttgacaaatttcaaacCATTTAGAGTCATcagtcctggacttccctggtggcacagtggttaagaatccacctgccaatgcaggggacatgtgtttgagccctggtccgggaagatctcacacgccacagagcaactaagcccatgcgccacaactactgaagcctgagcacctagagcccatgctctgcaacgagagaagccatcgcagtgagaagcctgtgcaccacaactagagaaacaccgcttgcagcaacaaagacccaatgcagccataaataaataaataataaaataaaaacacatattaGATTCACCAGTTCTTAGCAATTTTGTCACATTTGCTTGCTCTCTCCCTCTCATCATGACATTTCACCCATAAATACTACAGCATGTATCTCCTGTGAACAAGGTCATTCTCCCACATAACCAAAGCACAATTACTGCACCTAATTTAACACTGATATAACACTGTCATCTAATATACATACAGAGCATATTCAAATTTTCCCAAAGGTAAAATGTCCTTTGTAACTGATTTCCCCCCGCATCTTGTTCCAATCCAGGATCACACTTTGCATTTTTCACATCTCCTTTAGTCTGACATAGTTCCTCAATcttgtctttgtctttgtctttgtgttttatgATGTCGCTATCCATAAAGTGTCCAGGCCAGTCATTTTGCAGAATGTCTCTCACTGTGGTTTGTCTGCCCATTTCCTCAAGTTCAGATTCAGAGTGAACATTTTTGGCAGGAACACTACAGAGGCGATATAGTGTTCCTACACCTGTAGTGTCCCTCTCAGTGCATCATTTCAGGAGACAGATGATACTAGTTTGTCCAGTTAGTAGTAATTAAGCTTTGCTTTCTTGATTAAGGCGGTGTGTGCCAGATCAGGCTAGCTTTCGATAAACTTAGAAACCTGGATTTTATCGGCATTGActtcccaagcagctggagggaaTGCAGCACACCTGGCCTGCCTtcatcttctctcctcccctccaggaAAGCTAGGAAGAGTCCTGACAGCAGGAAATGGGGAGAGAGTGGCGAGGCTCTGCAGTGGTGTCCCTTGTTCCCAGTTCTCCTGAGGCCACTGGGGACACCTCCTCCGTTATTTTCTGTGTGGCGCTGCTGAGCCAGGGATGGAAGTTATCAACCTCCCCCTCGCCGTGTCTATGCAGTAGTCTCAGCGTGTGCTTGAAAGCAGGTGTGTGCACGGTGCCCGGGGTCTTTCTACCTGCATCGGCGTGTGCGCAGGCACGTTCCCTTCTGTGCAAGCCTTCACGGGTCCTAAAGCATTCCaggctggaggctctggggcggGCTAAGCGGTGTACGTATGCGTGAAGCCTTTCCGCCCGGAGCTGCTCGCGGTTCTCCAGGGCTCCCCGCGCTCTGGGCCGCTTGGTACGGCCTAGGCCCCCCTTCGCTTCCTCCGACGGTGGTTGCACCCATCGCTCCCGGACGCGCTCAGGGTCTTCGCCCGGCATGGATTCGCCCGGCAGCCGCAGCGCGTGCGGCCCAGCTCCTGCGCCGGGGGAGTCGGCGTCGGCTTCGGTGACCCTGGCGCGGCTCCTGCGGCTGGTCCAGCAGGGCCGGGAGCTCCCCGGCCTGGAGAGGCACCACGTCGTGGCGACCCTCGGCGAACCCACGGCGTCCCGGCTCCCGCGGAGGCCCAAGCCCTGGGAGGCCGCGGGCTCGGCTGAGGCCCCCGCGCCGCCCTCCCAGACCCGGGGCCAGAGGCCCGGCGACCCTCCGTGTGGACAGAGGAACCTCCTGGAGCAGCCTGGCTCTGCGGAGTCTGCGACAGCGTCTTCCTAGAGGGCACAGAGTGGATTCCTGAGGCTCGAGGTCCTTGGCagctgtgaatgaaaaatgtcgCTGCCCTATCAACAAGAGGACGCTGCAACTATCAAGCCATAAGCCGATGGTGCGGCCACTTTGGTGAGCCCCGAGGGAGCCTGGATGGAGACAAAGGGACTGCCCGCTGCCAAGCCCTCAGCCgctgcaccctgaggggactcaggatgggaaagaacaggatTCTGCGTGTGGCTAGTGAAGGTGCATATCAGAGGAGTGAGTTCAGTGACCCAGACTCTTCCATCATCCTGTACATAAAAAAACCTAAATTCATTAAtgtgagatgtctggttttctttagtagtaatcttttgatgttctgactacctggttttgTTGCAGAACTCCTACATATCCTTCAGAGCGGtccctcagagctgtctgagaggctgcctcGCGGGCTTGAGTCCTCGGaaagtctgccaaataaaacaattctcaacttttaggttttgcttttttttttttttagtccacAGTTTTGGTGACCATGGAGGGTCCCAGAACAGACTTCTCTCCTTCGCCTGAACTCTATGAGGAACTGAagccttggtaccagcagaggccTCTTGTGTCCATCTGCCTCCTCAGAGAGTTCATACGAACTTGGGTgagtctctcctggttctctgCTCTCCCGGTTATTGGCTGGTTAACCTGAGTTTCACTTGGCCATGTCTAACAGGTACTCGGCTCTCCAGTTGAAAGATGTTAGGGAGTGACCTCCAATAGTGGAAAGATACTAGGGGAGCCCAGTTGAAAGACACTGGAAGAAAGTGACCCCCCCCAGCTGAAAGATACTGGGGGAGCCCATTTGAAAGACACTAGGATTTGCTCAGTTGAAAAGAAACTGAGCAGTCTGCCCTAAATATTTAGGTAAGAATCTGACCTGACATTTTCATCAAATTGGCTACCTTAAGAATTTATCGGGATAAAAGTGTGCTAGTAAATTTTATTCCTGACaacttcaactttaaaatgggaaatagaatCTCAAACAAAAATGAAGGGCGTCAAAACACCAACCTTCGACTAACACTCCAGCCAGATTCATGAATGTATGGAGCTCATACTTGCTAGTACCTACTTAACTGGGAATTAAAGGAAATCTCACCCTGAAAATGACTTAGATGGGGCTCTTTTATTGAACACACAATTAAGTTAGAACAAGCCTGCTTGATAAGAACaacttttcagaattctgaccttaaaacaaaaacaaataaaagtactTTTAGGGGGAACTTGTATTTCTCTTCCTGCGTCTTTGAGATATAAATGTTCTACCTGATCTTCAGgccttttgtgtgtatgtgttttgagAACGTGGTCTCTACCATTAAAAAGGTGCATATATGGTGTAGATTTGGCAGCTAATCAAATAGACTGGGATTCTGAGCAGTCTTTTGTCTGGCTGTACCAACTCTCAGGGATATTTTGCCATCTTAATCTTCATTGCATCAGCCTGTACAATGAAGGCCTTTACTTTCTTAGACTATTTTTGGGAGTAAACTTTCTGGATCTTGTTTAGGTGGGATCCTTCACACTCTCCTGTGGGGAATGCCTCTTGCATCTTACTGGTTTGAGTCACCATTAAGATACATCTCATTAATGGCCAGATGATGGATCCTTTAAATTGGAAAAACCCTAAATTGGTAAAATTTTAGAGAGCTTTCATTATA
It contains:
- the C11H6orf226 gene encoding uncharacterized protein C6orf226 homolog — protein: MDSPGSRSACGPAPAPGESASASVTLARLLRLVQQGRELPGLERHHVVATLGEPTASRLPRRPKPWEAAGSAEAPAPPSQTRGQRPGDPPCGQRNLLEQPGSAESATASS